Genomic segment of Acidimicrobiales bacterium:
ACACCGGCCGTGAGTAGTACTCGCCGGCGATCTGGAGGTACGCCCGGCCGCCGTCGGGGTCGTTGAGCTTGGCGGCGATGGGCTGCACCAGCGCCGCCGCCAGCGCCCGCAGGCCGCCCTCGCCGTCGCCGTCCTCGTACTGCTCCAGCAGGGCGTTGCGCCGGGGCTCGCTGTCGTAGCGGTGCTTGTCGACCAGCGCCTTCAGCAGGCCGTCGCGGTCGCCGAAGTGGTACTGCACGGCCCCCGTGTTGTGCTGCTCGGCCTCGCGGTTGATCTCCCGCAGCGACACGCCCGCGATGCCACGCTCGGCGAAGAGCCGTTCGGCGGCACTGACGATGCGGTCGCGGGTGTCGTTTCCCATTCGGACGCCGAGCGTAGTGCGACGTGACTGCCGAAGTAAGGCGCACGGCTTATTTATTGACTCAAGCGGCGTCGTTCCGGTAACAATTGACTTAGCGACGTCGTCGCTGCTGGTCGTTGACTGGGGGCCGGCTGGGGGAACACCACAGCCAAAGGGGGAGCCTTCCATGGAAGGTTCAGTCATCCATCGATCCAGGGCGAGATCCGCCACCGGAGCCGTCCTCGCCGTGGCCATGCTCGCGCTGCTCACCGTCGCCGTCCGCCCGGCCGCCGCGACGGTGGCAGCGCCGCAGGCCAAGGCCCAGGTCACCAACCCGCTGCCCATCGTCTTCGTGCACGGGT
This window contains:
- a CDS encoding helix-turn-helix domain-containing protein gives rise to the protein MGNDTRDRIVSAAERLFAERGIAGVSLREINREAEQHNTGAVQYHFGDRDGLLKALVDKHRYDSEPRRNALLEQYEDGDGEGGLRALAAALVQPIAAKLNDPDGGRAYLQIAGEYYSRPVSFEQLFPEREPDNSMGRWNQLLDALEPRSRLAQRVAAIRFTFAELARRAAEEPHDEDRLFVSHLVDTVAAILAVQPSPQTKRLRTRQKASS